A portion of the Streptomyces sp. NBC_01335 genome contains these proteins:
- the ruvX gene encoding Holliday junction resolvase RuvX, translating into MRRGRRLAIDVGDARIGVASCDPDGILATPVETVPGRDVPAAHRRLGQIVEEYEPIEVIIGLPRSLGGGEGPAAAKIRAFAQVFARSVHPLPVRLVDERMSTVTASQGLRASGVRSKKGRSVIDQAAAVVILQNALESERASGHAPGEGVEVVL; encoded by the coding sequence ATGCGTCGCGGACGCAGGCTCGCGATCGACGTCGGGGACGCCCGGATCGGGGTCGCCTCGTGCGACCCCGACGGCATCCTGGCGACGCCGGTGGAGACCGTGCCGGGACGTGACGTCCCGGCCGCCCACCGGCGGCTCGGCCAGATCGTCGAGGAGTACGAGCCGATCGAGGTCATCATCGGCCTCCCCCGGTCCCTGGGCGGCGGGGAGGGTCCCGCCGCGGCCAAGATCCGTGCGTTCGCCCAGGTGTTCGCCCGCTCGGTGCACCCGCTGCCGGTGCGGCTGGTGGACGAGCGGATGAGCACGGTGACGGCGAGCCAGGGGCTGCGCGCTTCGGGCGTGCGGTCCAAGAAGGGGCGTTCCGTCATCGACCAGGCCGCCGCCGTGGTGATCCTGCAGAATGCGCTGGAGTCCGAACGGGCGTCAGGGCATGCACCGGGCGAGGGCGTCGAAGTGGTGCTGTGA
- the alaS gene encoding alanine--tRNA ligase: protein MESAEIRRRWLSYFEERGHTVVPSASLIADDPTLLLVNAGMVPFKPYFLGEAKPPAPRATSVQKCVRTPDIEEVGKTTRHGTFFQMCGNFSFGDYFKEGAIKHAWELLTSSVADGGYGLEPEKLWITVYLDDDEAETIWRDVIGVPSERIQRLGKKDNFWSMGVPGPCGPCSEINYDRGPEFGVEGGPAVNDERYVEIWNLVFMQFERGAGDGKEDFPILGDLPSKNIDTGLGLERLAMILQGVQNMYETDTLRVVMDKATELTGVRYGAAHTTDVSMRVVADHMRTSVMLIGDGVTPGNEGRGYVLRRIMRRAIRNMRLMGASGAVVQDLIDVVIDTMGQQYPELLTDRKRIETVALAEETAFLKALKGGTNILETAVTETKAAGGQVLAGDKAFLLHDTWGFPIDLTLEMAAEQGLAVDEDGFRRLMQEQRDKAKADARAKKTGHADLSAYREVADAAGATEFTGYTTTMGESTVVGLLVNGVPSPAATEGDEVEVVLDRTPFYAEGGGQLADTGRIRLDSGAVVEVRDVQKPVPGVSVHKGVVQVGEVTVGSSAYATIDVTRRRAIARAHSATHLTHQALRDALGPTAAQAGSENSPGRFRFDFGSPAAVPGTVLVDVEQKINEVLSRELDVQAEVMSIDEAKKQGAIAEFGEKYGERVRVVTIGDFSKELCGGTHVHNTAQLGLVKLLGESSIGSGVRRIEALVGVDAYNFLAKEHTVVAQLQELVKGRSEELPEKISSMLGKLKDAEKEIEKFRAEKVLQAAAGLVESAKDVRGVALVTGQVPDGTSADDLRKLVLDVRGRIQGGRAAVVALFTTAGGRPLTVIATNEAARERGLKAGDLVRAAAKTLGGGGGGKPDVAQGGGQNPEAIGDAVAAVERLVTETA, encoded by the coding sequence ATGGAGTCGGCCGAAATTCGCCGTCGCTGGCTGAGCTACTTCGAGGAGCGCGGCCACACCGTCGTCCCTTCGGCGTCGCTCATCGCGGACGACCCGACTCTGCTGCTGGTCAACGCGGGCATGGTGCCCTTCAAGCCGTACTTCCTCGGTGAGGCCAAGCCGCCCGCCCCCCGCGCCACCAGCGTGCAGAAGTGCGTCCGTACCCCGGACATCGAAGAGGTCGGCAAGACCACCCGCCACGGCACGTTCTTCCAGATGTGCGGCAACTTCTCCTTCGGCGACTACTTCAAGGAAGGCGCCATCAAGCACGCCTGGGAGCTGCTCACCAGCTCCGTGGCGGACGGCGGCTACGGCCTGGAGCCGGAGAAGCTCTGGATCACCGTCTACCTCGACGACGACGAGGCCGAGACGATCTGGCGCGACGTGATCGGCGTGCCCTCCGAGCGCATCCAGCGGCTCGGCAAGAAGGACAACTTCTGGTCCATGGGCGTCCCCGGCCCCTGCGGACCCTGCTCCGAGATCAACTACGACCGCGGCCCCGAGTTCGGCGTCGAGGGCGGCCCGGCCGTCAACGACGAGCGCTACGTGGAGATCTGGAACCTGGTCTTCATGCAGTTCGAGCGCGGCGCCGGCGACGGCAAGGAGGACTTCCCGATCCTCGGGGACCTGCCGTCCAAGAACATCGACACCGGTCTCGGCCTCGAACGCCTCGCGATGATCCTGCAGGGCGTGCAGAACATGTACGAGACCGACACCCTGCGCGTCGTCATGGACAAGGCCACCGAGCTCACCGGCGTCCGCTACGGCGCCGCGCACACCACGGACGTCTCCATGCGCGTGGTCGCCGACCACATGCGCACCTCCGTCATGCTCATCGGTGACGGCGTCACCCCGGGCAACGAGGGCCGCGGCTACGTGCTGCGCCGCATCATGCGCCGCGCCATCCGCAACATGCGCCTCATGGGCGCCTCCGGTGCCGTCGTGCAGGACCTGATCGACGTCGTCATCGACACGATGGGGCAGCAGTACCCGGAGCTCCTGACCGACCGCAAGCGCATCGAGACGGTCGCGCTCGCCGAGGAGACCGCCTTCCTGAAGGCCCTCAAGGGCGGCACCAACATCCTGGAGACCGCCGTCACCGAGACCAAGGCCGCGGGCGGCCAGGTCCTCGCCGGCGACAAGGCGTTCCTGCTCCACGACACCTGGGGCTTCCCGATCGACCTGACCCTGGAGATGGCCGCCGAGCAGGGCCTGGCCGTCGACGAGGACGGCTTCCGCCGCCTCATGCAGGAGCAGCGCGACAAGGCCAAGGCCGACGCCCGCGCCAAGAAGACCGGCCACGCCGACCTCTCCGCCTACCGCGAGGTCGCCGACGCCGCCGGCGCCACGGAGTTCACGGGCTACACCACCACCATGGGCGAGTCGACCGTCGTCGGCCTCCTCGTCAACGGTGTGCCCTCGCCCGCCGCCACCGAGGGCGACGAGGTGGAGGTCGTCCTCGACCGCACCCCCTTCTACGCCGAGGGCGGCGGCCAGCTCGCCGACACCGGCCGCATCCGCCTCGACAGCGGTGCCGTCGTGGAGGTCCGCGACGTCCAGAAGCCGGTCCCCGGTGTCAGCGTGCACAAGGGTGTCGTCCAGGTCGGCGAGGTGACCGTGGGCTCGTCCGCGTACGCCACGATCGACGTGACGCGCCGCCGGGCCATCGCCCGCGCCCACTCCGCCACCCACCTCACCCACCAGGCGCTGCGCGACGCCCTCGGCCCGACGGCCGCCCAGGCCGGTTCGGAGAACTCCCCGGGCCGCTTCCGCTTCGACTTCGGCTCGCCCGCCGCCGTTCCCGGCACGGTCCTCGTCGACGTCGAGCAGAAGATCAACGAGGTCCTCTCCCGGGAGCTCGACGTCCAGGCCGAGGTCATGTCCATCGACGAGGCCAAGAAGCAGGGCGCCATCGCCGAGTTCGGCGAGAAGTACGGCGAGCGGGTCCGGGTCGTCACCATCGGCGACTTCTCCAAGGAGCTGTGCGGCGGCACGCACGTCCACAACACCGCCCAGCTGGGTCTGGTGAAGCTGCTCGGCGAGTCCTCCATCGGTTCCGGGGTGCGCCGCATCGAGGCCCTGGTGGGCGTGGACGCGTACAACTTCCTCGCCAAGGAGCACACGGTCGTCGCCCAGCTCCAGGAGCTGGTCAAGGGCCGTTCCGAGGAGCTGCCGGAGAAGATCTCCTCCATGCTCGGCAAGTTGAAGGACGCCGAGAAGGAGATCGAGAAGTTCCGCGCGGAGAAGGTCCTCCAGGCCGCCGCCGGGCTGGTCGAGTCCGCCAAGGACGTACGCGGGGTCGCCCTGGTCACCGGCCAGGTGCCGGACGGCACCTCCGCCGACGACCTGCGCAAGCTGGTGCTCGACGTGCGCGGTCGCATCCAGGGCGGCCGGGCCGCCGTGGTGGCCCTCTTCACCACCGCGGGCGGCCGCCCGCTGACGGTCATCGCCACCAACGAGGCCGCCCGCGAGCGGGGCCTCAAGGCCGGCGACCTGGTGCGCGCGGCCGCCAAGACCCTCGGCGGCGGTGGCGGCGGCAAGCCGGACGTCGCCCAGGGCGGCGGCCAGAACCCCGAGGCCATCGGCGACGCCGTCGCCGCGGTCGAGCGCCTGGTCACCGAGACCGCATGA
- a CDS encoding DUF6167 family protein, with amino-acid sequence MFRRTLWFTAGAAAGVWATTKVNRKIKQLSPESLAAQAAEKAIETGHRLKDFALDVREGMVRREAELGGALGLDAPVDPELPVRRHRAVGAASPAPRADEAPLYRTLPYNSNNRNEDH; translated from the coding sequence ATGTTCCGCCGAACCTTGTGGTTCACCGCCGGCGCGGCCGCCGGCGTATGGGCCACCACCAAGGTGAACCGCAAGATCAAGCAGCTCAGCCCCGAGAGCCTCGCGGCGCAGGCCGCGGAGAAGGCGATCGAGACCGGCCACCGGCTCAAGGACTTCGCCCTCGACGTACGCGAGGGCATGGTCCGGCGCGAGGCCGAACTCGGCGGAGCGCTGGGCCTGGACGCACCGGTCGACCCGGAGCTTCCCGTCCGGCGTCACCGCGCCGTCGGAGCGGCCTCGCCCGCGCCCCGCGCGGACGAGGCACCCCTGTACCGCACCCTCCCCTACAACTCGAACAACCGGAATGAGGACCACTGA
- a CDS encoding DUF948 domain-containing protein, with amino-acid sequence MAGILVAVFWAILVSFLAVVLVRLAQTLRATTKLVADVTEQAMPLLADASATVRSAQTQLDKVDAIASDVQEVTSNASALSTTVASTFGGPLVKVAAFGYGVRQALGRRTAAEPARESAAARRTVVVGRTVPSARKKRSGRSSRGQKD; translated from the coding sequence GTGGCCGGGATCCTGGTGGCCGTCTTCTGGGCGATCCTGGTCTCGTTCCTCGCCGTGGTGCTGGTGAGGCTCGCCCAGACGCTCAGGGCGACCACCAAGCTCGTGGCGGACGTGACCGAACAGGCCATGCCGCTGCTCGCCGACGCCTCCGCGACCGTCCGCTCCGCACAGACCCAGCTGGACAAGGTCGACGCCATCGCGTCGGACGTCCAGGAGGTCACCTCCAACGCCTCCGCCCTCTCCACCACCGTCGCGTCGACCTTCGGCGGCCCCCTGGTGAAGGTCGCGGCCTTCGGCTACGGCGTCCGCCAGGCCCTCGGCCGCCGGACCGCGGCGGAGCCCGCGCGTGAGAGCGCGGCCGCCCGCCGTACCGTGGTCGTCGGACGAACCGTGCCGTCCGCCCGCAAGAAGCGGAGCGGGCGCAGCTCCCGCGGACAGAAGGACTGA
- a CDS encoding ATP-binding protein, protein MRRLQGRSPEPDDQGSGHSPRRGGLPAELNPFVGRHDDLAALGTLLEESRLVTVVGVAGVGKTRCAVRVASLVEKRYCHGVGVAELSGLGDPDLLEHAVVDALGLTDHTLRPPRKILLDHLADREVLLVLDGYEQHVGACADLVQALLRRAPRLRVLAAGRLPLRVDGEVLHPLAPMGDEDALELFAARAQALRPGFALTGAARETVRELCRRLDGIPLALELAAGRMRALAPEQILQRLDDRFRLLTGGSRSAPPRHQTLRTAIGWSHELCAPGERLLWARLSVFAGQFDLEAAEYICGGPDLPADTVLDVLDALLAQSVVVREDSPAGTRYRLLDTIREYGAQWLSAAGDAERLRRRHRDWFLGLATWCELDWFSPRQEVVAARIACELPNLRRAMECSLESSEEVHLAQYLAGTLWYFWVGCGRLAEGRFWLEHVLDEEAGHDPSRLKAQWVLGYVAVLQGDAIGAISALQACRDGAEQSGDEAAAAYAVHRTGCLALVTDDLARAEELLRDALARYRDVGELNSNVLMAQVELGMARLFQGDLEDAAANCREVAEICEDHGERWVRAYALYLLAFVALRQDRREQCRQMVLEALATGHRFHDLLGGAICLELLALLTVVEGDATEAAVLQGAASSIWPSVGVPVFDSAHYGTPRAECAGRARRALGDAAYDAAVRAGALLDFDTAVRRALAGGHPGPAEGFPPSEGCPPAKVPAPGETRRPAASRMTERGGPEL, encoded by the coding sequence ATGCGACGCCTTCAGGGCCGGTCCCCCGAACCCGACGATCAGGGCTCCGGGCACTCCCCCCGCCGCGGTGGGCTGCCCGCGGAGCTGAACCCCTTCGTCGGACGCCACGACGATCTCGCCGCACTCGGCACCCTGCTGGAGGAATCCCGGTTGGTCACCGTGGTCGGCGTGGCCGGCGTCGGGAAGACCCGCTGCGCGGTGCGCGTCGCCTCACTCGTGGAGAAACGGTACTGCCATGGTGTGGGGGTCGCCGAGCTCTCCGGCCTGGGCGACCCCGACCTGCTGGAGCACGCGGTGGTCGACGCGCTGGGGCTGACCGACCACACCCTCAGGCCGCCCCGGAAGATCCTGCTCGACCATCTCGCCGACCGTGAGGTGCTGCTGGTCCTGGACGGGTACGAGCAGCACGTCGGAGCCTGCGCCGACCTGGTCCAGGCGCTGCTGCGCCGGGCGCCGCGCCTGCGGGTGCTGGCCGCGGGCCGCCTCCCGCTGCGGGTGGACGGCGAGGTGCTCCACCCGCTCGCGCCGATGGGCGACGAGGACGCGCTGGAGCTGTTCGCCGCCCGCGCGCAGGCCCTCCGGCCCGGCTTCGCGCTCACCGGGGCGGCCCGGGAGACCGTACGGGAGCTGTGCCGGCGCCTCGACGGGATTCCGCTCGCCCTGGAGCTCGCCGCCGGGCGGATGCGGGCGCTCGCGCCGGAGCAGATCCTCCAGCGGCTGGACGACCGGTTCCGCCTGCTGACGGGCGGCAGCCGGAGCGCCCCGCCGCGCCACCAGACCCTGCGGACGGCGATCGGCTGGAGCCACGAGCTGTGCGCGCCCGGGGAGCGGCTGCTCTGGGCGCGGCTCTCGGTCTTCGCCGGGCAGTTCGACCTGGAGGCCGCGGAGTACATCTGCGGCGGCCCGGACCTGCCGGCGGACACCGTGCTGGACGTGCTGGACGCGCTCCTCGCCCAGTCGGTGGTGGTGCGCGAGGACTCCCCCGCCGGCACCCGCTACCGGCTGCTGGACACGATCCGCGAGTACGGGGCGCAGTGGCTGTCGGCCGCCGGGGACGCGGAACGCCTGCGGCGGCGGCACCGGGACTGGTTCCTCGGGCTCGCGACCTGGTGCGAGCTGGACTGGTTCTCGCCCCGGCAGGAGGTGGTGGCGGCCCGTATCGCGTGCGAACTCCCCAACCTGCGCAGGGCGATGGAGTGCTCACTGGAGTCGTCGGAGGAGGTCCACCTCGCGCAGTACCTGGCGGGGACCCTCTGGTACTTCTGGGTCGGCTGCGGGCGGCTGGCCGAGGGCCGGTTCTGGCTGGAGCACGTGCTCGACGAGGAGGCCGGCCACGATCCGTCGCGGCTGAAGGCGCAGTGGGTGCTCGGGTACGTGGCCGTGCTCCAGGGCGACGCGATCGGCGCGATCTCCGCGCTCCAGGCGTGCCGGGACGGGGCGGAGCAGTCCGGGGACGAGGCGGCGGCCGCGTACGCGGTGCACCGGACGGGCTGCCTGGCCCTGGTCACCGACGACCTGGCGCGCGCGGAGGAGTTGCTTCGGGACGCGCTGGCGCGCTACCGGGACGTGGGCGAGCTCAACAGCAACGTCCTGATGGCCCAGGTGGAGCTGGGCATGGCGCGGCTGTTCCAGGGGGACCTGGAGGACGCCGCCGCCAACTGCCGCGAGGTGGCGGAGATCTGCGAGGACCACGGGGAGCGGTGGGTCCGCGCGTACGCGCTGTACCTCCTGGCCTTCGTGGCGCTGCGGCAGGACCGCCGCGAACAGTGCCGGCAGATGGTCCTGGAGGCGCTGGCCACCGGTCACCGGTTCCACGATCTGCTGGGCGGCGCCATCTGCCTGGAGCTGCTGGCGCTGCTGACCGTCGTGGAGGGCGACGCGACGGAGGCCGCCGTGCTCCAGGGGGCCGCGTCGTCGATCTGGCCGTCCGTCGGGGTGCCGGTCTTCGACTCGGCCCACTACGGCACTCCACGCGCGGAGTGCGCCGGGCGGGCCCGCCGGGCGCTGGGGGACGCCGCCTACGACGCCGCCGTGCGGGCGGGGGCGCTGCTGGACTTCGACACCGCGGTCCGGCGCGCGCTGGCCGGCGGGCACCCGGGTCCCGCGGAGGGTTTCCCGCCGTCGGAGGGCTGCCCTCCGGCGAAGGTCCCGGCGCCCGGGGAAACGCGAAGGCCCGCCGCCTCCCGGATGACCGAGAGGGGCGGGCCCGAGCTCTGA
- the rpsD gene encoding 30S ribosomal protein S4 — protein sequence MPNQSRPKVKKSRALGIALTPKAVKYFEARPYPPGEHGRGRKQNSDYKVRLLEKQRLRAQYDISERQMARAYDRAKKAEGKTGEALVVELERRLDALVLRSGIARTIYQARQMVVHGHIEVNGGKVDKPSFRVRPDDIVQVRERSRSKVPFQVAREGGYDTDGETPRYLQVNLKALAFRLDRDPNRKEIPVICDEQLVVEYYAR from the coding sequence GTGCCTAACCAGTCGCGTCCCAAGGTCAAGAAGTCGCGTGCCCTCGGCATCGCTCTGACGCCCAAGGCTGTCAAGTACTTCGAAGCGCGTCCGTACCCGCCGGGCGAGCACGGCCGTGGCCGCAAGCAGAACTCGGACTACAAGGTCCGTCTGCTGGAGAAGCAGCGCCTGCGTGCGCAGTACGACATCAGCGAGCGCCAGATGGCGCGCGCCTACGACCGCGCCAAGAAGGCCGAAGGCAAGACCGGCGAGGCCCTCGTCGTCGAGCTGGAGCGCCGCCTCGACGCCCTGGTCCTGCGTTCGGGCATCGCCCGCACCATCTACCAGGCCCGTCAGATGGTCGTCCACGGCCACATCGAGGTCAACGGTGGCAAGGTCGACAAGCCGTCGTTCCGCGTGCGCCCCGACGACATCGTCCAGGTCCGCGAGCGCAGCCGCTCCAAGGTCCCCTTCCAGGTGGCCCGCGAGGGTGGTTACGACACCGACGGTGAGACCCCGCGCTACCTCCAGGTGAACCTGAAGGCCCTGGCCTTCCGCCTGGACCGGGACCCGAACCGCAAGGAAATCCCGGTCATCTGCGACGAGCAGCTCGTCGTCGAGTACTACGCCCGCTGA
- a CDS encoding replication-associated recombination protein A — MEPDLFTAAAEERQEKDPSSSPLAVRMRPRVLDEVVGQQHLLKQGSPLRRLVGEGSGGPAGPSSVILWGPPGTGKTTLAYVVSKATNKRFVELSAITAGVKEVRAVIDGARRATGGFGKETVLFLDEIHRFSKAQQDSLLPAVENRWVTLIAATTENPYFSIISPLLSRSLLLTLEPLTDDDLRALLHRALAEERGLGGALTLAEDAEAHLLRIAGGDARRALTALEAAAGAALAKHEPEITLSTVEETVDRAAVKYDRDGDQHYDVASALIKSIRGSDVDAALHYLARMIEAGEDPRFIARRLMISASEDIGLADPTALPTAVAAAQAVALIGFPEAALTLSHATIALALAPKSNAATLAIMAAREDVRKGLAGPVPAHLRDGHYAGAAKLGHAQGYVYPHDVPGAIAAQEYAPEAVRGRQYYTPTRYGAEARYADVADRVRERLGRTGGDAG; from the coding sequence GTGGAGCCCGATCTTTTTACCGCAGCAGCCGAAGAACGCCAGGAGAAGGACCCGTCGAGCAGCCCCCTCGCTGTCCGGATGCGCCCCCGGGTCCTGGACGAGGTGGTCGGCCAGCAGCACCTGCTGAAGCAGGGCTCCCCGTTGCGCAGGCTCGTCGGCGAGGGCAGCGGCGGCCCGGCCGGCCCGTCCTCGGTGATCCTCTGGGGTCCGCCCGGCACCGGCAAGACCACCCTCGCGTACGTGGTCAGCAAGGCCACCAACAAGCGCTTCGTCGAACTCTCCGCGATCACCGCAGGGGTCAAGGAGGTCCGGGCCGTCATCGACGGCGCCCGCCGGGCCACCGGGGGCTTCGGCAAGGAGACCGTCCTCTTCCTCGACGAGATCCACCGTTTCTCCAAGGCCCAGCAGGACTCCCTGCTCCCCGCCGTCGAGAACCGCTGGGTCACCCTCATCGCCGCGACCACCGAGAACCCCTACTTCTCCATCATCTCGCCGCTGCTGTCGCGCTCGCTGCTGCTCACCCTGGAGCCGCTCACCGACGACGACCTGCGCGCCCTGCTGCACCGTGCGCTCGCCGAGGAACGCGGACTCGGCGGCGCGCTGACCCTCGCCGAGGACGCGGAGGCCCACCTGCTGCGCATCGCGGGCGGTGACGCCCGCCGCGCGCTCACCGCGCTGGAGGCCGCCGCCGGGGCGGCCCTGGCGAAGCACGAGCCGGAGATCACCCTCTCCACGGTCGAGGAGACGGTCGACCGGGCCGCCGTGAAGTACGACCGGGACGGCGACCAGCACTACGACGTGGCGAGCGCGCTGATCAAGTCGATCCGCGGCTCGGACGTGGACGCGGCGCTGCACTACCTGGCGCGCATGATCGAGGCGGGGGAGGACCCCCGGTTCATCGCCCGCCGGCTGATGATCTCGGCCAGCGAGGACATCGGTCTCGCCGACCCGACCGCCCTGCCCACGGCCGTGGCCGCTGCCCAGGCGGTCGCCCTGATCGGCTTCCCCGAGGCCGCCCTCACCCTCAGCCATGCCACCATCGCGCTGGCCCTCGCGCCCAAGTCGAACGCCGCCACCCTGGCGATCATGGCCGCCCGGGAGGACGTCCGGAAGGGGCTGGCCGGCCCGGTCCCGGCCCATCTGCGCGACGGCCACTACGCGGGCGCCGCCAAGCTGGGGCACGCCCAGGGGTACGTCTACCCGCACGACGTCCCCGGCGCCATCGCCGCCCAGGAGTACGCCCCCGAGGCGGTGCGGGGCCGCCAGTACTACACCCCCACCCGGTACGGCGCCGAGGCGCGGTACGCCGACGTGGCCGACCGCGTCCGCGAGCGCCTCGGCCGTACGGGCGGCGACGCCGGCTGA
- a CDS encoding vitamin K epoxide reductase family protein: protein MTTAAVDHHSSTQAESGGRTIGSGRALALLLVITGAAGLLAAWVITIDKFKLLEDPGFTPGCSLNPVVACGNVMKSEQASAFGFPNPMIGLVAYSVVIGIGMALLAGARFRSWYWLGLNAGTLFGVGFCTWLQYQSLYNINSLCLWCCLAWVATIFMFCYVTIHNVKHRILPAPSWLRNGLVEFHWAPPVLWIGIIGMLILTRWWDFWTS, encoded by the coding sequence ATGACGACTGCAGCGGTAGATCACCACTCCTCGACCCAGGCCGAGAGCGGTGGAAGGACCATCGGGAGCGGCCGCGCCCTCGCGCTGCTGCTGGTGATCACGGGGGCGGCCGGACTGCTGGCCGCCTGGGTCATCACCATCGACAAGTTCAAGCTCCTGGAAGACCCCGGCTTCACCCCGGGCTGCAGCCTCAACCCGGTGGTCGCCTGCGGCAACGTGATGAAGAGCGAGCAGGCGTCCGCCTTCGGGTTCCCGAACCCGATGATCGGACTCGTCGCCTACTCCGTGGTGATCGGCATCGGCATGGCGCTGCTCGCCGGAGCCCGGTTCCGCTCCTGGTACTGGCTCGGCCTCAACGCCGGCACCCTCTTCGGCGTCGGCTTCTGCACCTGGCTCCAGTACCAGTCGCTGTACAACATCAACTCGCTCTGCCTCTGGTGCTGCCTCGCCTGGGTCGCCACGATCTTCATGTTCTGCTACGTCACCATCCACAACGTGAAGCACCGCATCCTGCCCGCGCCGTCCTGGCTGCGGAACGGCCTGGTCGAGTTCCACTGGGCGCCCCCGGTGCTCTGGATCGGCATCATCGGCATGCTGATCCTGACCCGCTGGTGGGACTTCTGGACCAGCTGA
- the hisS gene encoding histidine--tRNA ligase encodes MSTFQAPKGTYDLIPPDSAKFLAVREAISAPLRSSGYGYVETPGFEDVNLFARGVGESTDIVTKEMYTLTTKGGDELALRPEGTASVLRAALEANLHKAGNLPVKLWYSGSYYRYERPQKGRYRHFSQVGAEAIGAEDPVLDAELIILADQAYRSLGLTGFRILLNSLGDKECRPVYREALQGFLRDLDLDEEARRRIELNPLRVLDDKRPEVQKQLGGAPKLGDYLCDACKAYHEEVRGLLTAAEVAYEDDEKLVRGLDYYTRTTFEFVHDGLGSQSAVGGGGRYDGLSEMIGGPALPSVGWALGVDRTVLALEAEGIELDIPAATSVYAVPLGEEARRVLFGVVTALRKEGIAADFAFGGRGLKGAMKSANRSGARYTIVAGERDLAEGLVQLKDMESGEQTAVPLDGITDAVRARLA; translated from the coding sequence GTGAGTACTTTCCAGGCCCCCAAGGGCACCTACGACCTCATCCCGCCGGACTCCGCGAAGTTCCTGGCGGTCCGTGAGGCCATCTCCGCCCCGCTGCGCAGCTCCGGCTACGGCTACGTCGAGACCCCGGGCTTCGAGGACGTGAACCTCTTCGCCCGCGGCGTCGGCGAGTCCACCGACATCGTCACCAAGGAGATGTACACCCTCACCACCAAGGGCGGCGACGAGCTCGCGCTGCGCCCCGAGGGCACCGCCTCCGTGCTGCGCGCCGCGCTGGAGGCCAACCTCCACAAGGCCGGGAACCTGCCGGTGAAGCTCTGGTACTCCGGCTCGTACTACCGCTACGAGCGTCCGCAGAAGGGCCGTTACCGCCACTTCTCGCAGGTCGGTGCCGAGGCCATCGGTGCCGAGGACCCGGTGCTCGACGCCGAGCTGATCATCCTGGCCGACCAGGCGTACCGCTCGCTGGGGCTGACTGGGTTCCGCATCCTGCTGAACTCGCTCGGCGACAAGGAGTGCCGCCCGGTCTACCGCGAGGCGCTCCAGGGCTTTCTGCGCGATCTCGACCTCGACGAGGAGGCCCGCCGCCGCATCGAGCTCAACCCGCTTCGGGTGCTCGACGACAAGCGGCCCGAGGTGCAGAAGCAGCTCGGCGGCGCCCCCAAGCTCGGCGACTACCTCTGCGACGCCTGCAAGGCGTACCACGAGGAGGTGCGCGGCCTGCTGACCGCCGCCGAAGTCGCGTACGAGGACGACGAGAAGCTCGTCCGCGGCCTCGACTACTACACCCGCACCACCTTCGAGTTCGTCCACGACGGTCTGGGCTCGCAGTCGGCGGTGGGCGGCGGCGGCCGGTACGACGGCCTCTCCGAGATGATCGGCGGCCCCGCGCTGCCGTCCGTCGGCTGGGCGCTCGGCGTCGACCGCACGGTGCTGGCGCTGGAGGCCGAGGGCATCGAGCTGGACATCCCCGCCGCCACCAGCGTGTACGCGGTACCGCTGGGCGAGGAGGCCCGCCGGGTGCTCTTCGGCGTGGTGACCGCGCTGCGCAAGGAGGGCATCGCCGCCGACTTCGCGTTCGGCGGCCGTGGGCTCAAGGGCGCGATGAAGAGCGCCAACCGCTCGGGGGCGCGGTACACGATCGTCGCCGGTGAGCGCGACCTCGCCGAGGGCCTGGTCCAGCTCAAGGACATGGAGTCGGGCGAGCAGACGGCGGTGCCGCTGGACGGGATCACCGACGCGGTGCGCGCGCGCCTCGCCTGA
- a CDS encoding MBL fold metallo-hydrolase produces MLIAGFPAGAWGTNCYLVAPAAGEECVIIDPGHQATQGVEDALRKHRLKPVAVVLTHGHIDHVASVVPLCGSHDVPAWIHPRDRYMMSDPEKALGRSIGMPIMGELTIGEPDDVKELTDGARLELAGLEFGVAHAPGHTKGSVTFRMPEAGDVPPVLFSGDLLFAGSVGRTDLPGGDHAELLESLARVCLPLDDSTVVLSGHGPQTTIGRERTTNPFLNGLDAPRRGM; encoded by the coding sequence GTGCTCATTGCCGGGTTTCCCGCCGGGGCCTGGGGGACCAACTGCTATCTGGTCGCCCCCGCCGCCGGCGAGGAGTGCGTGATCATCGACCCGGGCCACCAGGCCACGCAGGGAGTCGAGGACGCGCTCCGGAAGCATCGGCTCAAGCCCGTCGCGGTCGTGCTCACCCACGGACACATCGACCACGTCGCCTCGGTCGTCCCGCTCTGCGGCTCCCACGACGTGCCCGCCTGGATCCACCCCCGGGACCGCTACATGATGAGCGATCCGGAGAAGGCCCTCGGCCGCTCCATCGGGATGCCGATCATGGGCGAGCTGACCATCGGCGAGCCGGACGACGTGAAGGAACTCACCGACGGCGCGCGTCTGGAGCTGGCCGGACTGGAGTTCGGCGTCGCGCACGCACCCGGCCATACGAAGGGGTCGGTGACGTTCAGGATGCCCGAGGCCGGCGACGTACCGCCGGTCCTCTTCTCGGGCGACCTGCTCTTCGCCGGCTCCGTCGGACGCACCGACCTGCCCGGCGGCGACCACGCCGAACTGCTCGAGTCGCTGGCCCGCGTGTGCCTGCCGCTCGACGACTCGACCGTGGTGCTGTCCGGCCACGGCCCCCAGACCACCATCGGCCGCGAGCGCACCACCAACCCGTTCCTGAACGGGCTGGACGCGCCGCGCCGCGGAATGTGA